A window of Aurantibacillus circumpalustris genomic DNA:
GTTTACAATAAATTTCAATCAGACGGTTTGGTCTTGGACAAAAAAAGAAGAGCCGATGTTTTTGCGGTTGATTTTAATACCAGTCTGCCAAAATTAAATACAGTAATTACGGCGGAGTTTGCCTGGACGTTTATTGATGTTCCAAATACCTATTCGCAGCAATTTGGAAAAAAACAGCATGGAGGGTTTATAGACATTGTGCAGCCACTTATAAAAAAGAAACTGTTCGGATTCGAAAAAGCAAGCCTGAACGCGGCAATCCGAGTAGAGTATGTAGATTGGAACGTAGGAAAATTTAAAGAAACAGGAGGAAACATTTCAGACGAAATTTTTGCGATTGTCCCTGCGATTAGTTTTAGAACTTCACCACAAACGGTGCTTCGTTTAAATTACAGGTACGAATGGAGAAAAGATTTATTAGGAAATCCTTTTGCACGAACCGCCGCTATACAGTTTGGGGTTAGTAGTTATTTTTAACGACCAATTTTTACGAAGCAGTAATTAGTGTTTTTCTTGAAATTCGTGTTGATTATTTAGTAATAAAACTAGGGGATAATGAAACAGATGAAAAAATTTCGTTTCCATAAAGTTCAATGAAGAACAACGTTTGGCGGCTACAAGTTGTGCCGCCGTCCGTGATTTAAATGTACTGAAGTCCGGCGAGATATTAAAATGCAAAATGACGGGCATGGATTTTGCTTGGTGTTACCAGTAGTGGCGGGTACAAAGCTTTATTTAGATTATTTGCGCGATTTATGACGAAAATAATTACCTGTCCAATAACCGCACCAATTAAAGCTGTCAGCAATGTTTTAGTCACGTCGAAGTCGTTGTCGGTAGAAGAATTACTTTGTTACGATAAAATTATTTTCAGTGAATCGTGTTTGTCGAGCAGATGAGTAATTACGGAGTCTTTGTTCATGTCTATGGTCGTCTATGTTGGGTTTCTGTCCTTGCGCTTATTGGTTATAACTTCATGTTTATGAAGCTTGAAACACTTGTTATTAGAGAGATTTTCAGGGTGTAGAATAAAAAAAGCAGAACAATTGTTCTGCTTTTCTTTTTGTGGTGCCTCCAGGAATCGAACCAGGGACACAAGGATTTTCAGTCCTTTGCTCTACCGACTGAGCTAAGGCACCAGCTCACTCTTTTTTAATTCGAGGTTGCAAAAATACATATTTTCCGTGTTCTACAAAATTTTTAATGAAAAAAAACGAAATTAAAATAAGAATCAGCACTTTCAAGGGCTTTTGGGTCTAAAATCCTTTTCATATTCAAAACTTCTTTATGGCAGCCTGAAAAAAGTAAATCTTCATACCCGGCTATTTCAATTTTGTAAGTGGTAAATATTCTGGGAGAAATTTTATTATTTTCGTTCTAATCATGAGTGATTCTTTTATTAAGTATTTAGGTTTACTTTTTCTCGTTGCTGCTGCACAAGGAATTTTTTTTGTTTTCACGCAACTTACTCAGCTTAAAAAACTCAACACGCCCAAATTTTTTCTTTCTCTGATTGTTCTTTTTTTCTCAGTTTCGTTAATTGAAAGTGGGCTTTGGTGGGCAGAAAAAATGGATCAGTTTGTCCATTTTATTTTAATTAGTGATCCTTTAACGTTTTTATTTGGGCCGTTGGTTTACTTTTATTTTAGAAGTAATTTTTCACCAAAGGCTTTTGTTAAAAAGGATTTAATTCATTTTCTGCCTTTTTTTCTTGATCTACTGTATTGCTCTCAGTTTTATTTTAACTCCACTGAAACAAAGGTTGCCATGATGAACAATGAGATTTTGTTTGGCGATTTTTTTAGAGTGGATGTGAACGGATTGTACGTATTGTTTGCAAAAGGAATTTCACTGAGCGTGTATTGTTATTTTATTGGAAAAAATTTTTATGCTAAAACGGTTGTTCTTAAAGAAATAAAAATCTGGTTTTACCTTTCTTTCGGTGTTTTTGTTTTTTATACTTTTAATTTCATTACATTCCATCTACTGGTGCGGTATCACTTAATAGGTGGTTGCGCAGATTATGGCATTGCCTCCGCTTCCGGTATCTTTATTTATTTGTTTTCGTGGTTTGGTTTTGTTAGGCCAAAGGTGTTTGATGGTTATTCTTTAAACGAAAGTTTAATTCCTATATCTATCGAAAAATACAAATCCTCAGTACTTACCGAGAGCTTGGAAAATGAACTGATTTTGCGTTTAAAAGAACTCATGATTTCAGAAAAATTATATAAAAACGACGAAATAAACCTGGAGTTCTTATCCAAACAATTGGGCGTTTCAAGAAACAGCATTTCTCAAGTAATCAATAAAACTGGAATGAATTTTTTTGAATACGTTAATTATTGGCGCATTGAAGAGGCTAAAAAAATATTATCCGAAACAAATAAAAAAGAATTGAATATTATCGAAGTGGCTTACCAGGTGGGATTTAATAATAAAGTTTCTTTTAATAAATTTTTTAAAAAATCAACCGGTCTCACACCTACAGAGTTTAGACGAGTAGCCGCAAATAAATAATCGGTTTAGTTTAAAGCCCCCCTTCGCATTTCTAATTGGAATAGCTCTCCCAGTATTTTGAAAATTCCGTTTACAAGGGCAATTTTTAGTGAAAAAAGGTAATTCTTTACACAAATTACCCTCAAACGGCATTCATTAAAATAGATTTGCGACAAACCAATCCTTTTTATTATGAAAAAAAACCTAATCGCCTGTTTACTTCAAACTGCCCTGATTTTTAATTGTAGCTGTTCTTTTGCTCAGCAGACATATCTGTTTTCAAAAACCACAGGGAACGCTTATTCCGATTTGCTTAATGATAACAATGTACCTGCTTTTAATCCAGCAGGACTTTATAATATAATGAGTTTCCAGGGTGAAACATTCAAATTTTTTGATGTGCCTTTTACTTTTGGTGGTTTAAAAACGCTAGCTATTGGCGAAGCACCTTTTTTAAGGGTGGATAATGATAGTTCGGCTATTATTATCGATGTAGCTTTTAGTTACATTGATACTATAGATGCAACAAGTCGTATATCTTATGCTACTAATGGTACTGCTGGAAGTAAAATTTTAAAGGTGCAGTACAAAAACTTTAAACTCAGTTATGGCCAAGGTGGAAATTTTATTAATACCCAGATATGGTATTATCAGCAGACAGGGGTTATCGAACTTCATTACGGACCAAGATCGACAAACAATGCTAGTGGATTTAATACTTCTAATGGACCGAATATTGGAATTTTTTATTCGCCAGACAATTTTGGCAGTTGCTACGAAAAACTGTGGTGCAATGGCTCACCTGGTAATCTAAGTCTAGATTCTGCTGCCACATTAGTTTTTAGTGCTATGAGCGGTGTGCCGGATCAGGGAACAGTATTTAAATTCACTCCAAAAACCACGGCAACTGTTAGTACTGTGTCGGTAAACGAACTTAGCAAAGCCAATGGGTTTGAATTGTTTCCGAATCCTGCAAGCACTGCAGTCGAGATAAAAGGTGATTTTGCTAGTGCTCGACTGGATGTGTATGATTTGACCGGTAAAATAGTAAAACAAATTAGTGGAATAGCTACAAACACTATAGAAATTAATATTTCAGATCTGCCAGAGGGTTTCTATAACGTGGCAATTAATAACCAAAAAACGAGGTATTTTTCAAAACTCGTGATTGTCCATTAGTTTACCGATAAGCTAAGAAAACGCTCTTCTGCTAGTTTCTAATTTTTTTGAGTAAGTTTTAAAATTAGTTACCTTCGGAATTGTGAATTTTGTGCTCGATTTTGGAAATACCCGAATTAAAACCGGTTTGTTTGAGGGTAATAACCTTGTTGAAACATGTGTCTTTGCCTCGGAAAAAGAACTGCTCAAGCAAATTGATTCTTTCTCCAACATAAAAAATTGTTTAATCGGCTCTGTAACAAAAGATCATGTTCAAACGTCTAAACAGCTAGCATTAAAATTTAATACACGCGTGTTTGAGTCGACCACACCCATTCCTTTGGTAAACCTATACAAAAGTGCACTTACTCTTGGTTCTGACCGCATTGCCGCGTCAGTTGGTGCTTGGAGCTTATATCCAAATAAAAACGTTCTAACAATTGATGCCGGAACGTGTATAAAATATAATTTTGTGAACGAGAAAAATGAATACCTGGGTGGTGCTATTTCTCCTGGTATCCCAATGCGACTGAAAGCTATGCACCAGTTTACACAGGCTTTGCCTTTGGTAGAATTAGATAAGAATTACGATAAATTAACAGGTCAAAGTACGGCCGAATCTTTGCTCAGTGGTGCGCTCGTAGCAGCTGCTTGCGAGGCAGATGCCATGATTGACCGGTATATGGAGCAGCATGAAAATTTGCAAGTTGTTATTACCGGTGGCGACGCTGATTATTTGTGCAAACAACTTAAAAATCGTTTCTTTGCCAACCAAAATATTTTGTTACAAGGCTTAAACACCATTTTAAATTTTAATCTTGAAAAATAAGGCACTTATAGTAATTACCCTGTTAGCACTTTTACCTTTTCTAGGGCAAACACAAAGCAATACATTTAGTCCTTATTCTCGCTACGGAATTGGTGAACTCAGGCAACCAACATTTTCTCACAATACGGGTATGGGCGGTGCGCACATTGCACTGAAGCCAGATTCAACCATGCCGATTTTTATCAACGTAGGAAACCCTGCTTCTTATGCGCTTATTAAATTAACTACGCTTGAGGTTGGAGGAAGTTTTTTGTATTCAAATTTTAAAGGAAGTAATAGTACCAGTTTAAAAAAGTGGGGAACTAATTTTTCTTACGGAGCCATTGGATTTCCTATAAGAAACAACGGTGGTGCCTGTTTTGGAGTTGCACCATACAGCAGTGTGGGTTATGAGACGAAAAATATTAAACAAGAAGAGAGTATCGGGCAAGTAGAATACAATTATAAGGGTGATGGAGGATTAAATAAAGCTTTTATCGGTTATGGTATTATGCCGTTTATTAAAAGAATGGGCAAGTTTCGTTCAAACTATTATTATACTCCTGATTCGTTAAAAGTATTATCTCACAAACAATATATGCGCCGCCAAGGCATTAATAAATTGCTTAGCGATTTTTCGATTGGCTTTAATGTAAATTATATTTTTGGAACTATTGTAAACACCACACGCGTATTATATCCGAATGTTAACACGACTATCTATGATAATACTTACCGCGAAAGAATTTTAAATACAAAAACTTTTACGGGAAATTTCGGGGCGCAAACAGGCATCTCAGTTGATAGTGTAAAAGATCACAAAGGACGAGCGCATCGTATTGAATCAGCGTTGCAAACATTTAAGGCTTTGGGCGTGTTTACAACAGAAGAATTAAAAGTGAAAAAGGACAGTATTGAGGCATCAACTCAGCTTGTTAAAAGGGCTTTGAAACAACGC
This region includes:
- a CDS encoding type III pantothenate kinase, encoding MNFVLDFGNTRIKTGLFEGNNLVETCVFASEKELLKQIDSFSNIKNCLIGSVTKDHVQTSKQLALKFNTRVFESTTPIPLVNLYKSALTLGSDRIAASVGAWSLYPNKNVLTIDAGTCIKYNFVNEKNEYLGGAISPGIPMRLKAMHQFTQALPLVELDKNYDKLTGQSTAESLLSGALVAAACEADAMIDRYMEQHENLQVVITGGDADYLCKQLKNRFFANQNILLQGLNTILNFNLEK
- a CDS encoding T9SS type A sorting domain-containing protein, whose protein sequence is MKKNLIACLLQTALIFNCSCSFAQQTYLFSKTTGNAYSDLLNDNNVPAFNPAGLYNIMSFQGETFKFFDVPFTFGGLKTLAIGEAPFLRVDNDSSAIIIDVAFSYIDTIDATSRISYATNGTAGSKILKVQYKNFKLSYGQGGNFINTQIWYYQQTGVIELHYGPRSTNNASGFNTSNGPNIGIFYSPDNFGSCYEKLWCNGSPGNLSLDSAATLVFSAMSGVPDQGTVFKFTPKTTATVSTVSVNELSKANGFELFPNPASTAVEIKGDFASARLDVYDLTGKIVKQISGIATNTIEINISDLPEGFYNVAINNQKTRYFSKLVIVH
- a CDS encoding helix-turn-helix domain-containing protein, which encodes MSDSFIKYLGLLFLVAAAQGIFFVFTQLTQLKKLNTPKFFLSLIVLFFSVSLIESGLWWAEKMDQFVHFILISDPLTFLFGPLVYFYFRSNFSPKAFVKKDLIHFLPFFLDLLYCSQFYFNSTETKVAMMNNEILFGDFFRVDVNGLYVLFAKGISLSVYCYFIGKNFYAKTVVLKEIKIWFYLSFGVFVFYTFNFITFHLLVRYHLIGGCADYGIASASGIFIYLFSWFGFVRPKVFDGYSLNESLIPISIEKYKSSVLTESLENELILRLKELMISEKLYKNDEINLEFLSKQLGVSRNSISQVINKTGMNFFEYVNYWRIEEAKKILSETNKKELNIIEVAYQVGFNNKVSFNKFFKKSTGLTPTEFRRVAANK